Genomic window (Acidicapsa ligni):
CGCACAATTGATCCAGATGACGCATCCGTAGCTGAATAAGCCGGGTATGTCTCGTTCTACTTCGGCCTTCAGCATCCCTTTTAGAAGCAATGAGGTTTGTATGCCGGCAGTAGAGAACGAAACAAGGCCAGAAGCGTCGATAACAAGTGTCTCCGCGGCACAGCGTCTCAGCCATCTGCGTCTTCTGGAGGCAGAGAGCATCCACATCCTGCGTGAAGTGGCCTCTGAATTCGAGCGGCCGGTGATGCTGTATTCAATCGGCAAAGATTCATCGGTGATGCTCCGCCTTGCGCAAAAGGCTTTCTACCCTGCTCCAATTCCATTCCCCCTGCTGCATGTCGACACAGGTTTCAAGTTCGCGGAGATGATCACCTTCCGCGATGAAATGGCACGTTCAGTAGGAGCCGAACTGCTGGTCTGGCGTAATGAATCGGCAATCGCAGCAGGTACAAATCCGATTGCTCTCGATACCAAACGCTGCTGTGGCTTGCTCAAGACACAAGCACTCCTCGATGCACTCAAACACTATAACTTCGACGCTGCATTCGGAGGCGCTCGCCGCGATGAAGAAAAATCGCGAGCCAAGGAACGTATCTATTCCTTCCGAGACAATGCTGGTCAATGGGATCCGAAGAACCAGCGCCCCGAACTCTGGAATCTCTATAACGCTCGTATTCATCCCGGCGAAAGCATCCGCGTCTTTCCATTGTCCAACTGGACCGAGATG
Coding sequences:
- the cysD gene encoding sulfate adenylyltransferase subunit CysD codes for the protein MPAVENETRPEASITSVSAAQRLSHLRLLEAESIHILREVASEFERPVMLYSIGKDSSVMLRLAQKAFYPAPIPFPLLHVDTGFKFAEMITFRDEMARSVGAELLVWRNESAIAAGTNPIALDTKRCCGLLKTQALLDALKHYNFDAAFGGARRDEEKSRAKERIYSFRDNAGQWDPKNQRPELWNLYNARIHPGESIRVFPLSNWTEMDVWQYIHEENIPVVDLYFAKERPMYIRGDSLLPIEQSFVARLGEQPTLVKSRLRSLGCSPCTGAIRSDADTIPAIIAELLSFRSSERANRAIDHDQEGSMEIKKREGYF